Proteins encoded together in one Gallus gallus isolate bGalGal1 chromosome 18, bGalGal1.mat.broiler.GRCg7b, whole genome shotgun sequence window:
- the SMIM5 gene encoding small integral membrane protein 5 isoform X1 — protein sequence MSSEAFLKEMQTIGEKLLLKLQKLPKADPVEIVSFCVVLLFIVTVLVLMIIACSCCCYSCCSCNEGPDHRRRKAQVRPTAHP from the exons ATGTCTTCTGAAgcctttctgaaggaaatgcaAACCATTGGTGAGAAACTTCTCCTTAAGCTCCAGAAACTGCCCAAGGCTGACCCTGTGGAGATCGTGTCCTTCTGTGTGGTGCTCCTGTTTATTG ttACTGTTCTCGTGCTGATGATCATCgcttgcagctgctgctgctataGCTGCTGTAGCTGCAATGAGGGTCCTGACCACAGACGTAGGAAGGCCCAGGTCCGCCCAACTGCCCATCCATGA